The following proteins are encoded in a genomic region of Nocardioides sp. cx-173:
- the secD gene encoding protein translocase subunit SecD, translated as MARKQARPGRTLVVFFLGTALLYGLVALAGSWKPELGLDLQGGTRITMVAKGDPSGENLDEARQIIDQRVNGSGVSEAEVVTQGGDIIVVEIPGDPRRDLVGTVQRQAQLRFRLVACSDSKGCPPPTAGTPAPAPDPGATPGGSPSASPSASPSASPSATQSGSNRVAPGFATEDETPSPSQSPAPTEGASDAPVESSTERPSDEPTALPESFDERAVVPLDQAVAFMRGAYTQADYEAYNAYQCNEDGLISKVEGAPAALPEVPSDDPLKPLVACSEPEAETKSQPATPSIKYLLSPAVIAGTDLEDAGFAIPQNSVNYAVTLDIGGKGEDVFSKASSTLTPDVEQFAIVLDGEVISAPTFTSTIPDGSAQITGNFTESQASSLATSLKYGSLPISFEDPSIQTIGPSLAGDQLRAGLTAGAFGLGLVLIYCLLYYRGLGLVVVASLLAAAAVTYALVLLLSETAGFTLTLPGIAGLIIAVGVTADSFIILFERIRDEMRDGKTMRVAVETGWKRAKVTRLAAQVVSLLSAAVLYIFATGAVKGFGFALGLSTIVDLAILFWFTKPMISWLARFKFFNSGHRLSGLSAETLGIDALPTPAPSRARVSTGGKA; from the coding sequence ATGGCACGCAAGCAGGCCCGCCCTGGACGCACCCTCGTGGTGTTCTTCCTGGGCACCGCCCTTCTCTACGGGCTTGTGGCGCTCGCCGGCTCCTGGAAGCCCGAGCTGGGTCTCGACCTGCAGGGCGGTACCCGGATCACCATGGTCGCCAAGGGCGACCCGAGCGGTGAGAACCTGGACGAGGCTCGCCAGATCATCGACCAGCGTGTCAACGGCTCGGGCGTGTCCGAGGCCGAGGTGGTCACCCAGGGTGGCGACATCATCGTGGTCGAGATCCCGGGTGACCCCCGGCGCGACCTGGTCGGCACCGTCCAGCGTCAGGCGCAGCTGCGGTTCCGTCTGGTCGCGTGCTCGGACTCGAAGGGCTGCCCGCCACCGACCGCCGGTACGCCGGCGCCGGCGCCCGACCCGGGCGCCACCCCCGGCGGCTCGCCCAGTGCGTCGCCCAGTGCCTCGCCGAGTGCGTCGCCCAGTGCCACGCAGTCGGGCAGCAACCGCGTCGCCCCCGGCTTCGCGACCGAGGACGAGACGCCCTCGCCCAGCCAGTCCCCGGCACCCACCGAGGGGGCGAGCGACGCTCCCGTGGAGTCGTCCACCGAGCGCCCGAGCGACGAGCCGACCGCGCTGCCGGAGAGCTTCGACGAGCGGGCGGTCGTGCCCCTCGACCAGGCCGTGGCCTTCATGCGCGGCGCCTACACGCAGGCCGACTACGAGGCCTACAACGCCTACCAGTGCAACGAGGACGGCCTGATCTCCAAGGTCGAGGGCGCCCCCGCCGCTCTGCCCGAGGTGCCGTCGGACGACCCGCTCAAGCCGCTCGTCGCCTGCTCGGAGCCCGAGGCCGAGACCAAGAGCCAGCCCGCGACCCCCTCGATCAAGTACCTGCTGTCGCCGGCCGTCATCGCCGGGACGGACCTCGAGGACGCCGGCTTCGCGATCCCGCAGAACTCGGTCAACTACGCCGTCACCCTCGACATCGGCGGCAAGGGCGAGGACGTCTTCTCGAAGGCGTCCAGCACGCTGACGCCCGACGTCGAGCAGTTCGCGATCGTGCTGGACGGCGAGGTCATCTCGGCGCCGACGTTCACCAGCACCATCCCCGACGGCTCGGCACAGATCACCGGCAACTTCACCGAGTCGCAGGCCTCGAGCCTGGCGACCAGCCTCAAGTACGGCTCGCTGCCGATCTCGTTCGAGGACCCGTCGATCCAGACGATCGGTCCCTCGCTCGCCGGCGACCAGCTCCGCGCCGGCCTCACGGCGGGCGCCTTCGGCCTCGGCCTGGTGCTGATCTACTGCCTGCTCTACTACCGCGGCCTCGGGCTCGTGGTGGTGGCCTCGCTGCTCGCCGCTGCCGCGGTGACCTACGCCCTGGTCCTGCTCCTCAGCGAGACGGCGGGCTTCACGCTCACCCTGCCGGGCATCGCGGGACTGATCATCGCGGTCGGTGTCACCGCCGACTCCTTCATCATCCTGTTCGAGCGCATCCGAGACGAGATGCGCGACGGCAAGACGATGCGGGTCGCGGTGGAGACCGGCTGGAAGCGCGCCAAGGTCACCCGGCTCGCGGCCCAGGTCGTGTCGCTGCTCTCCGCGGCCGTGCTCTACATCTTCGCGACCGGAGCGGTGAAGGGCTTCGGCTTCGCCCTCGGCCTCTCCACGATCGTCGACCTGGCGATCCTGTTCTGGTTCACCAAGCCGATGATCTCGTGGCTGGCCCGCTTCAAGTTCTTCAACAGCGGCCACCGGCTCTCGGGCCTGAGCGCGGAGACCCTCGGCATCGACGCGCTCCCCACGCCTGCGCCCTCCCGTGCACGCGTCTCGACCGGAGGTAAGGCCTGA